In Oscillatoria acuminata PCC 6304, a single window of DNA contains:
- a CDS encoding LemA family protein, whose amino-acid sequence MKDSNFQIPEDMAQEVLELASRYYSGSQNSYSLAELQQAGSDVQIPPEFVEKAIQEVREKRRIEAQEEQAAQERQNTIKKVATGVAVAVALWGIFTYNSLSSSASNVEASWAQVENQLQRRADLIPNLISVAKAQTAAEQETIALLVQSRESYLQAQNLPEKQAAIAEINVAINRFNQSFGTNPQLQSSQPFQNLSYELAGTENRIAVERMRYNQAVQAYNQKVGAFPNSLIAGFTGFGPKPFFAAENRDVPRLD is encoded by the coding sequence ATGAAGGATTCTAATTTTCAAATTCCTGAAGATATGGCCCAGGAAGTGCTAGAACTGGCTTCCCGCTACTATTCTGGGTCTCAAAATAGCTATTCTCTGGCTGAATTGCAACAGGCGGGTTCCGATGTCCAGATTCCGCCGGAGTTTGTGGAAAAAGCGATTCAAGAGGTGCGGGAAAAACGCCGGATTGAGGCGCAAGAGGAACAAGCGGCACAGGAACGGCAAAACACGATAAAAAAGGTGGCGACAGGAGTGGCAGTCGCAGTCGCCCTCTGGGGAATTTTTACCTATAATTCTTTGTCAAGTAGCGCCTCTAATGTGGAGGCAAGTTGGGCGCAGGTGGAAAATCAACTCCAGCGGCGGGCGGATTTAATTCCGAATTTGATTAGTGTGGCAAAGGCACAAACGGCTGCGGAACAAGAAACGATCGCCCTGTTGGTGCAATCCAGAGAAAGTTACCTCCAAGCGCAAAATTTACCGGAAAAACAGGCGGCGATCGCTGAAATTAATGTGGCAATTAATCGCTTTAATCAATCTTTCGGGACTAACCCTCAATTACAATCCTCTCAACCCTTCCAAAATCTCAGTTATGAACTCGCGGGAACGGAAAATCGGATTGCGGTGGAGCGAATGCGTTACAATCAAGCGGTGCAAGCCTACAATCAAAAAGTGGGAGCGTTTCCCAATTCCTTGATTGCTGGCTTCACCGGATTTGGTCCAAAACCCTTTTTTGCCGCAGAAAATCGCGATGTCCCGAGACTGGATTAA
- a CDS encoding ChaN family lipoprotein: MKLATFLKLGTCSLGIILACTLSVQGGEITPRISGVESLFSRVLPQPQILQELLQANVIYLGETHDSEADHQAQLEIIQELHRNNPNLAIAMEMFQRPFQEAIDRYLRGEITETELIAETEYESRWGFPWEYYGEIVRFAQEHQLPILALNAPTEVIRKVAREGLEGLSEQDREYIPPFAEIKTDNLDYQQMVREVFEQHQAAAHGSSLKFENFFLAQVLWDETMAETIANFVRENPETQVVVLAGQGHIVYGYGIPSRVERRVGDRLAMEPFVQRSLLFNLPEELRSIGDRPIADYFWEH, translated from the coding sequence ATGAAACTAGCCACCTTCCTTAAACTAGGTACTTGCTCTTTAGGAATTATTTTAGCCTGTACCCTATCGGTCCAAGGGGGAGAAATCACTCCTCGGATTTCCGGGGTTGAGAGTTTATTTTCCCGCGTCTTACCCCAACCCCAAATTTTGCAAGAATTGCTGCAAGCGAATGTGATTTATTTAGGAGAAACTCACGATAGCGAAGCGGATCATCAAGCGCAATTGGAGATTATCCAGGAACTGCATCGGAATAATCCCAACCTGGCGATCGCAATGGAAATGTTCCAGCGTCCTTTTCAAGAGGCGATCGACCGTTATTTACGGGGAGAAATCACGGAAACTGAACTGATTGCCGAAACGGAATACGAGAGTCGCTGGGGATTTCCTTGGGAGTATTATGGGGAGATTGTTCGCTTTGCTCAAGAACATCAGTTGCCAATTTTAGCCTTAAATGCACCGACGGAAGTCATCCGCAAAGTAGCGCGGGAGGGGTTAGAAGGGTTAAGCGAACAGGACCGAGAATATATTCCGCCCTTTGCCGAAATTAAGACGGATAATCTGGACTATCAGCAGATGGTGCGTGAGGTGTTTGAACAGCATCAAGCAGCGGCGCATGGGTCGAGTTTGAAGTTTGAGAATTTCTTTTTAGCACAAGTGCTGTGGGATGAAACAATGGCGGAGACGATCGCCAATTTTGTGAGGGAAAATCCCGAGACTCAGGTGGTGGTCCTAGCGGGACAAGGGCATATTGTTTATGGGTATGGAATTCCCAGTCGGGTGGAAAGACGAGTAGGCGATCGCCTAGCAATGGAACCCTTTGTCCAGCGATCGTTGTTATTTAATCTTCCCGAAGAACTTCGGTCAATAGGCGATCGACCCATTGCTGATTATTTTTGGGAGCACTGA
- a CDS encoding inositol monophosphatase family protein has product MTDFWDQVLHFAETTANKVGKELMADFGQVQAVEKADGSLITQSDKWADRELCDAIANRFPEHGVLSEESAHLFPDNEWCWIIDPLDGTTNFARRIPIWGVSLGLLYRGTPVFGYVHLPPLHQSFHGFWSGTTGLKLPQGAFLDRRRIHSSSDPLDANQFFSFCSRSIGNYQPDFPCKIRMLGVASYNFLTVAAGITLGGVEATPKIWDIAGVWPIVQAAGAVWHPLSPEPIFPLTPGTHYGDRSFPTLVAAQPDLLPVFEPFVQSLG; this is encoded by the coding sequence ATGACTGATTTTTGGGATCAAGTTCTACACTTTGCGGAGACGACCGCGAATAAGGTCGGTAAAGAGCTAATGGCTGATTTCGGCCAAGTGCAGGCGGTAGAAAAAGCCGATGGCAGCTTAATCACGCAATCGGACAAATGGGCCGATCGCGAACTGTGCGATGCGATCGCCAATCGCTTCCCGGAACATGGGGTCCTCAGCGAAGAATCCGCCCATCTCTTTCCCGATAACGAATGGTGTTGGATTATCGACCCCCTCGACGGCACCACCAACTTCGCCCGCCGTATCCCCATTTGGGGGGTTTCTCTCGGCCTACTGTATCGCGGGACCCCCGTCTTTGGGTATGTCCATTTACCCCCCCTCCATCAATCTTTCCACGGGTTCTGGTCCGGCACAACGGGACTGAAATTACCCCAAGGGGCCTTCCTCGATCGCCGCCGGATTCACAGCAGTTCCGATCCCCTGGATGCCAACCAATTTTTTAGCTTCTGTTCCCGCAGTATCGGCAACTATCAACCTGATTTCCCCTGCAAAATTCGGATGTTAGGCGTTGCCAGCTACAATTTCCTCACCGTCGCTGCCGGGATTACCCTCGGAGGCGTGGAAGCAACGCCCAAAATCTGGGATATTGCCGGAGTTTGGCCGATCGTCCAAGCTGCCGGTGCCGTCTGGCATCCCCTCTCACCGGAACCCATTTTTCCCCTCACCCCCGGCACCCATTACGGCGATCGCTCCTTCCCCACCCTTGTCGCTGCGCAACCGGATCTGCTGCCTGTATTTGAACCCTTTGTTCAATCCTTGGGGTAG
- a CDS encoding BCD family MFS transporter, protein MATGNISDSPSTPYQETLKPRIDLATMFRLGLFQMGLGIMSLLTLGVINRVMIEELRVPALIAAGAIAMHQFVSPTRIWFGQMSDSKPLWGHHRSGYVWIGAALFTTISFIAVQIVWQLGSSLEATGWSQTTYLWAGVLALAFGIYGLALSASSTPFAALLVDVSDEDNRSKLVSIVWSMLMVGIIVGAIVSSGLLREISLDTPIEQLQASVNRLFLIVPAIVLVLTGIATVGVEKKYSRFGNRSNPGNRDDQIGLGQALRVLTASRQTGIFFTFLLVMSISLFMQDAVMEPYGGEVFRMQISETTQLNAFFGMGTLIGIASTGFLVVPRLGKQNTTKLGCICAAVCLGLIIMAGFTEKPEMLMGSLLLYGLASGIITTGAISLMLDLTAAETAGTFIGAWGLAQAIARGLSTVSGGAVLDLGRLLFGVPVLSYALVFATQAAGMILAVVLLRRVNIHEFRENAKDAIAAVMAGELD, encoded by the coding sequence ATGGCAACTGGCAATATATCCGATTCCCCATCTACCCCCTATCAGGAAACCCTCAAGCCCAGAATTGACCTAGCAACCATGTTTCGCCTGGGTTTATTTCAGATGGGTCTGGGGATCATGTCCCTCTTAACCCTCGGGGTGATTAACCGGGTGATGATCGAAGAACTCCGAGTCCCGGCGTTGATTGCTGCCGGGGCGATCGCCATGCACCAGTTTGTCAGCCCCACTCGCATCTGGTTTGGTCAGATGTCCGACTCCAAACCCTTGTGGGGTCACCATCGCAGTGGCTATGTCTGGATTGGTGCGGCCCTATTTACCACCATTTCCTTTATTGCAGTACAAATTGTGTGGCAACTCGGCAGCAGTTTGGAGGCCACCGGATGGAGTCAGACCACCTACCTCTGGGCGGGAGTTCTGGCCCTCGCCTTTGGAATCTACGGTCTGGCCCTGAGTGCCAGTTCCACCCCCTTTGCCGCCCTCCTAGTGGATGTCTCCGATGAGGATAATCGCTCTAAGCTGGTCAGTATCGTCTGGTCCATGCTGATGGTGGGGATTATTGTTGGGGCGATCGTCAGCAGTGGTTTACTCCGGGAAATCTCCCTAGATACCCCCATCGAACAGCTACAGGCATCGGTGAACCGTTTATTTCTAATCGTCCCGGCGATCGTGCTCGTCCTCACCGGGATTGCCACCGTGGGAGTCGAGAAAAAATATTCCCGCTTTGGTAATCGGTCAAATCCGGGGAATCGAGACGACCAAATTGGCTTGGGTCAGGCCCTGCGGGTCTTAACTGCCAGTCGCCAAACGGGGATATTTTTTACCTTCTTGCTAGTGATGAGCATCAGTCTGTTTATGCAGGATGCCGTCATGGAACCCTACGGTGGGGAAGTCTTCCGAATGCAAATCTCAGAAACCACCCAACTGAATGCTTTCTTCGGGATGGGGACTTTGATTGGGATTGCATCGACAGGTTTTTTAGTCGTTCCGCGTCTGGGTAAGCAGAACACCACCAAATTAGGCTGTATTTGTGCCGCCGTCTGTTTGGGACTGATTATCATGGCTGGATTTACGGAAAAACCAGAAATGTTGATGGGGTCCTTACTCCTCTACGGTTTAGCATCGGGTATTATTACCACGGGTGCCATTAGTTTGATGCTGGATCTAACTGCCGCCGAAACTGCCGGGACCTTTATCGGGGCCTGGGGATTAGCGCAGGCGATCGCCCGAGGACTGTCTACGGTTTCCGGTGGTGCAGTTTTAGATTTGGGTCGCTTGCTCTTTGGTGTACCCGTTTTGTCCTATGCTCTCGTGTTTGCCACCCAAGCGGCGGGGATGATTCTAGCAGTTGTCCTTCTGCGACGAGTCAATATTCATGAGTTCCGCGAGAATGCCAAAGATGCGATCGCGGCAGTGATGGCCGGTGAATTAGACTGA
- a CDS encoding Calx-beta domain-containing protein, giving the protein MTVIQGTPFGDSFLGTPGNDFIYGWEGNDVLNGAEGDDILYGDQGDDTLIGGPGNDLLAGGQGNDILNGGEGNDILYGGAGDDILVGGLGSDRLFGEAGLDIFYLEWGADTVIGGQDKDTFILFPTLGGDTLVEAAVITDFNPLEDELELANGLTFEGLNIFQGTENYANDTIIQDRNTGRYLAILLNVATPSFVPEATEETPAEETEVPAAEATEQPDIVFASPSVVMSPITQPGTPTDNTPIDDSIPGTLQFTASQFAVNEDGTSVITITVERIEGSAGAVGATITLLDGTATAPDDYDNTPISVNFADGDTTPKTIEVPMVDDTLIEEDETVNLTLFNPTGGASLGSQNTAILTIIDNDRPSQIQFSTPTYSIREDGGSATITIIRDRAIGIVSVDYATQTPNSNNAATADADYIPIQGTLTFNPGETTKTVTIPLLDDDLVEETETVQIALSNPSIGAILGENTTAILEIVDHEPGLLEFISASSSGLEGNSGTAVDTVVGKIRRSGGSDGEVTVQVVLDNPAGTATSGEDYTTTFPITVTFADGESSDRDVVMTIVGDFVNEPDETIPLQLVNPSNGARLGTQSTTIYTLVNDDGGINIPTASNFIAENITIPGGTSHTFTIDYTDNSAIDISSLDNSDILVTQPDGSQIPATFVSVNPLGDGTPRTVTYQIAASGGSWDTADNGTYTVQLQPNQVTDTTGNAISSATLGSFNVNLDTIVPTASNLGVTNVNTSGGTSHSFTVDYADNVAIALSSLDSSDIQVTGPNGFATLATLVSVNSSENGTPRKATYEVIAPGGTWDMGDNGTYAIALVGNQVFDTSGNAVPASNLGNFTVNSPLTLDPTVTLEVSPDQVYEDSGTAILYTFTRTDSVNTPLTSPLTANFTVGGTATFDMDGNGDYNQTGADTFGATGSVTFAPNASTAIVAIAPSENTQIEPNKTVEFTLTTGAYHVGTTDRVTGVIIDDDALVLNNNDSGYGSLRQAMINANTQGGSHVIDMTLINGNEIILESPLPLINSFLTVIGPRADLLTISGNNLYQVFYVNNDAAASFHHLTIAEGNNPLGPGGGIYNNGGLVQLINSVVNNNFVSDSGGGIFNLGGEINITASTISNNSSSLDGGGIWNSGTLNITNSTISGNSADSRGGGIYNESATVNITNSTISNNSVNSTGSGIMNNNGIIHAKNTIIAGNEDIDVFHPDFSGVLSSGGYNLIGNTWGGSGFAPTDILNVNPMLDPLANYGGTTPTHRLQPGSPAIDAGDATFPSPYISPLPFDQRGEGFNRMVNGLIDIGSYEYLGV; this is encoded by the coding sequence ATGACAGTCATTCAAGGTACACCGTTCGGTGACTCTTTCCTCGGAACCCCCGGCAATGATTTTATTTATGGGTGGGAAGGCAATGATGTCCTCAATGGTGCAGAAGGGGACGACATCCTCTACGGGGATCAAGGAGATGATACTCTGATTGGGGGTCCAGGGAATGACTTACTCGCCGGAGGTCAAGGCAATGATATCTTAAATGGCGGGGAGGGTAATGACATTCTCTATGGCGGGGCCGGGGATGATATCTTAGTCGGGGGATTAGGCAGCGATCGCCTATTTGGAGAGGCGGGACTTGATATCTTTTATCTGGAATGGGGTGCAGATACCGTCATTGGAGGCCAAGATAAAGATACCTTTATTCTATTTCCCACCCTAGGCGGCGACACCTTAGTAGAAGCTGCGGTAATTACGGATTTTAATCCCTTAGAAGATGAACTGGAACTGGCAAATGGACTCACCTTTGAAGGATTAAATATTTTTCAAGGAACGGAAAATTATGCGAACGATACGATTATCCAGGACCGGAATACCGGGCGATATTTAGCGATTTTGCTGAATGTGGCAACGCCGAGTTTTGTGCCAGAGGCAACTGAAGAAACCCCGGCAGAAGAAACGGAAGTCCCCGCAGCAGAGGCAACGGAACAACCGGACATTGTATTTGCCAGTCCCTCCGTTGTCATGTCACCGATTACACAACCGGGAACGCCAACGGATAATACGCCAATTGATGATTCTATTCCAGGAACGCTGCAATTTACGGCGAGTCAATTTGCAGTGAACGAAGATGGGACTTCCGTCATAACCATCACCGTAGAACGGATAGAAGGGAGTGCGGGTGCAGTGGGTGCAACTATTACCCTCCTCGATGGCACGGCAACTGCTCCCGATGACTATGATAATACACCTATTTCAGTAAACTTTGCTGATGGGGATACCACCCCTAAAACCATTGAGGTTCCGATGGTTGATGATACCCTGATTGAAGAAGATGAAACGGTTAATCTAACCTTATTTAATCCCACGGGAGGTGCATCATTAGGGAGTCAAAATACAGCCATCTTAACCATTATCGATAACGATCGCCCGTCGCAAATCCAATTTAGCACCCCTACCTACAGCATTCGGGAAGATGGGGGGAGTGCGACGATTACCATTATTCGAGACAGGGCGATCGGGATAGTCAGCGTTGATTATGCGACCCAAACTCCCAATAGCAATAATGCTGCTACCGCAGATGCGGATTATATTCCCATCCAAGGAACGCTGACCTTTAATCCAGGAGAAACCACGAAAACCGTAACGATTCCCCTTTTAGATGATGATTTAGTAGAGGAAACGGAAACGGTACAAATTGCACTGTCTAATCCTTCTATTGGTGCAATTTTAGGGGAAAACACAACGGCAATTTTAGAAATTGTAGACCATGAACCGGGACTGCTGGAATTTATCAGTGCCAGTTCCAGTGGATTAGAAGGCAACAGTGGGACCGCAGTGGATACAGTTGTCGGAAAAATTCGACGCAGTGGCGGCAGTGATGGGGAAGTGACGGTGCAGGTGGTGTTAGATAATCCGGCAGGAACGGCGACCTCTGGGGAAGATTATACTACAACTTTTCCGATTACGGTGACCTTTGCTGATGGGGAAAGTAGCGATCGCGATGTCGTGATGACCATTGTCGGAGACTTTGTGAATGAACCGGATGAAACCATCCCGTTGCAATTAGTCAATCCCTCCAATGGTGCAAGGTTGGGAACCCAAAGCACCACGATTTATACCCTGGTGAATGATGATGGGGGGATTAATATTCCCACGGCGTCTAATTTTATCGCCGAGAATATTACAATCCCTGGGGGGACAAGTCACACCTTTACCATTGATTATACCGATAATAGCGCGATTGATATCAGTAGTTTGGATAATTCTGATATTCTCGTCACCCAACCTGACGGGTCCCAAATTCCGGCGACATTTGTGAGTGTCAATCCCCTCGGCGATGGTACACCACGCACCGTAACCTATCAAATTGCTGCATCCGGTGGCAGTTGGGATACGGCAGACAATGGCACTTATACTGTCCAGTTACAACCGAATCAAGTGACGGATACTACTGGGAATGCCATTTCCAGTGCGACTCTCGGCAGTTTTAATGTTAATCTGGATACCATTGTACCCACTGCGAGTAATTTGGGAGTTACCAATGTGAATACCAGTGGCGGAACAAGTCATAGTTTTACGGTGGATTATGCTGATAATGTGGCGATCGCCCTCAGTAGTTTAGATAGTTCAGATATCCAAGTGACGGGACCGAATGGATTCGCCACATTAGCAACTTTAGTCAGTGTCAATAGTAGTGAAAACGGTACACCGCGCAAGGCGACGTATGAGGTAATTGCGCCAGGTGGCACTTGGGATATGGGGGATAATGGTACTTATGCGATCGCCCTCGTCGGAAATCAAGTTTTCGATACCAGTGGCAATGCTGTCCCTGCTAGTAATCTCGGCAATTTCACGGTCAATTCTCCCTTAACCCTTGACCCCACAGTAACCCTGGAAGTATCACCGGATCAGGTGTATGAAGATAGTGGAACGGCAATCCTCTATACTTTTACCCGTACCGATAGCGTGAATACCCCCTTAACCAGTCCTTTAACGGCCAATTTTACCGTGGGAGGAACGGCAACCTTTGATATGGATGGCAATGGAGACTACAATCAGACGGGTGCTGATACATTTGGTGCAACCGGATCCGTCACATTTGCACCGAATGCTTCAACAGCGATCGTCGCGATCGCACCCTCGGAAAATACCCAAATAGAACCGAATAAAACCGTGGAATTCACCTTGACAACGGGTGCTTATCATGTTGGCACTACCGACAGAGTGACGGGTGTGATTATAGATGATGATGCCCTCGTTTTAAATAATAACGATAGCGGGTATGGATCATTACGACAAGCGATGATCAATGCCAATACTCAGGGAGGCTCCCATGTGATTGATATGACCTTAATCAATGGAAATGAGATTATTCTGGAGTCCCCTTTACCTCTGATCAATAGTTTTCTCACTGTCATTGGACCCCGTGCTGATTTGCTAACGATTAGTGGGAATAATCTTTACCAAGTTTTCTATGTCAACAATGATGCTGCAGCAAGTTTTCATCACTTGACCATCGCCGAAGGTAACAATCCCTTGGGGCCGGGGGGTGGCATTTATAATAACGGAGGTTTGGTACAGTTAATCAACAGTGTCGTTAATAATAATTTTGTGAGTGACAGTGGGGGAGGAATCTTTAATTTAGGAGGTGAAATCAACATCACAGCCAGCACAATTTCTAATAACTCTTCCTCCCTTGACGGCGGCGGAATTTGGAATAGTGGAACTCTCAATATCACAAACAGCACAATTTCAGGCAATAGCGCAGATAGCCGAGGTGGCGGCATTTACAATGAGTCTGCCACCGTGAACATTACTAATAGCACGATTTCCAACAATTCTGTGAACAGTACAGGTTCGGGGATTATGAATAACAATGGAATCATTCATGCGAAAAACACAATCATTGCTGGCAATGAGGATATTGACGTTTTTCACCCTGACTTCAGTGGTGTCCTCTCTTCTGGGGGTTACAATCTAATTGGGAATACCTGGGGGGGTAGTGGATTTGCGCCAACGGATATCCTGAATGTCAATCCGATGCTTGACCCCTTAGCCAATTACGGGGGGACAACTCCAACTCACCGATTACAACCCGGGAGTCCCGCCATTGATGCCGGAGATGCCACCTTTCCCTCACCGTATATATCCCCCCTCCCCTTTGACCAACGGGGAGAGGGGTTCAATCGCATGGTCAATGGACTCATCGATATCGGATCCTATGAGTATCTCGGCGTTTAA